Proteins encoded together in one Kutzneria kofuensis window:
- a CDS encoding ABC transporter family substrate-binding protein, which translates to MGRRKVLALAAPVLAAALTLSACGGGGGGAGQLPKADTKAGVNDINPQPDDKIKDGGTLQFPIDSPSANWNQNEVDGNDVASARLSNTVEPWVFVENADASLSSNKDIVSSVDVASTSPQVIEYKINPKAKWSNGRAISWEDFQAQWKALNGTNSAYQVASTTGYEDIGNVEKGSDDQDVKVTFSKPFGEWKSLFSPLYPKELNSDPNEFNTGWVDAPKITAGPFKIGKIDQTAKTVEVVRDPNWWGKKPHLDSILFKVLTRPSLPDAMASGAIDVADTNALLDAITRYKTMQNVKLRQAVAPDTVHMTLNGGQGRILADQKLRQAIFKAVDRQGIANAEIGKITPNPPLLGNHIYAQGTKEYQDNTGDLKYNVDQAKKDLDALGWKMNGQYRSKDGKELDVTYVSSSTPASDDTGKILQQQLAQVGVKVTINAVPTADFFPKYINVGNFDLCTFRWIAGSTPMSGSKGIYSLDLQNPANVQQNYGHVGSQAINDAFTKAVGELDDTKRAQMANDIDKQLWDIAGELPLYQLPGAVATKANVANYGAMGFATNPIDYINIGFTK; encoded by the coding sequence ATGGGCAGAAGGAAGGTGCTGGCGCTCGCGGCGCCGGTGCTCGCGGCGGCGCTCACCCTCAGCGCCTGCGGCGGCGGAGGTGGCGGCGCGGGCCAGCTGCCGAAGGCCGACACCAAGGCCGGCGTCAACGACATCAACCCGCAGCCGGATGACAAGATCAAGGACGGCGGAACGCTGCAGTTCCCCATCGACTCACCGTCCGCGAACTGGAACCAGAACGAGGTCGACGGCAACGACGTCGCCAGCGCCCGGCTGTCCAACACGGTGGAGCCGTGGGTGTTCGTGGAGAACGCGGACGCCTCGCTCTCGTCCAACAAGGACATCGTGAGCTCGGTCGACGTGGCCTCCACCAGCCCGCAGGTGATCGAGTACAAGATCAACCCGAAGGCCAAGTGGTCCAACGGCCGAGCCATCAGCTGGGAGGACTTCCAGGCCCAGTGGAAGGCCCTCAACGGCACCAACTCGGCCTACCAGGTGGCCAGCACCACCGGCTACGAGGACATCGGCAACGTCGAGAAGGGCAGCGACGACCAGGACGTCAAGGTCACCTTCTCCAAGCCGTTCGGTGAGTGGAAGTCGCTGTTCAGCCCGCTCTACCCGAAGGAGCTGAACTCCGACCCCAACGAGTTCAACACCGGCTGGGTGGACGCGCCGAAGATCACCGCCGGCCCGTTCAAGATCGGCAAGATCGACCAGACCGCGAAGACCGTCGAGGTCGTCCGCGACCCCAACTGGTGGGGTAAGAAGCCGCACCTGGACAGCATCCTGTTCAAGGTGCTGACCCGCCCGTCCCTGCCGGACGCGATGGCCTCCGGCGCGATCGACGTGGCCGACACCAACGCGCTGCTCGACGCGATCACCCGCTACAAGACGATGCAGAACGTCAAGCTGCGCCAGGCCGTCGCGCCGGACACCGTGCACATGACGCTCAACGGCGGCCAGGGCCGCATCCTGGCCGACCAGAAGCTGCGCCAGGCCATCTTCAAGGCCGTCGACCGGCAGGGCATCGCCAACGCGGAGATCGGCAAGATCACGCCCAACCCGCCGCTGCTGGGCAACCACATCTACGCGCAGGGCACCAAGGAGTACCAGGACAACACCGGTGACCTGAAGTACAACGTCGACCAGGCCAAGAAGGACCTGGACGCGCTGGGCTGGAAGATGAACGGCCAGTACCGGTCCAAGGACGGCAAGGAGCTGGACGTGACCTACGTCAGCTCCAGCACGCCGGCCTCCGACGACACCGGCAAGATCCTGCAGCAGCAGCTGGCCCAGGTCGGCGTCAAGGTCACCATCAACGCGGTGCCCACCGCCGACTTCTTCCCGAAGTACATCAACGTCGGCAACTTCGACCTGTGCACGTTCCGCTGGATCGCCGGCAGCACGCCGATGTCGGGCAGCAAGGGCATCTACTCGCTCGACCTGCAGAACCCGGCCAACGTGCAGCAGAACTACGGTCACGTCGGCAGCCAGGCCATCAACGACGCGTTCACCAAGGCCGTCGGCGAGCTCGACGACACCAAGCGCGCCCAGATGGCCAACGACATCGACAAGCAGCTCTGGGACATCGCGGGCGAGCTCCCGCTGTACCAGCTGCCGGGCGCGGTCGCCACGAAGGCCAACGTCGCCAACTACGGCGCGATGGGCTTCGCGACCAACCCGATCGACTACATCAACATCGGTTTCACCAAGTAA
- a CDS encoding ABC transporter family substrate-binding protein produces MSRTPRALLAVAVTVTASALLLSACGGSAGSSAPPPTKQIGQNDINPMLRDEVKDGGILQWGVQAYPANFNMLAIDASSGDIPPVVQSFEPTPAIADASGNWGPDPDYVQSFKLVSTDPQKVEYKLNPKAKWSDGTPITWEDYKSEWQALNGKNTAYQPLSTAGYSSISDISKGSDDYDFTVTYNPKLAEWSNLFNVLYPKSMTSNPEEFNKGWKDEPKVTAGPFKVGNLDKTGNNVTVVPDPNWWGDKPKLDKIVFKYYSSANVEVDGLASGAFDFASVASNIDAFKRTSAMKNVTLRRANLPNYREIVFNGAGNSILNDQKLRVAIIKGINRDPIAKAEISQLLPDAKPLGNHIFLPGFPGYQDNSAGYLYNPDEAKKELDADGWTLAPGAKVRSKNGKQLSIRNAIPGGVKSALDEAQLVQQQLAAIGVDLQIVQDDPNTFFDEHITPGDFDIANFAQMGDGAPPVNNAQSWFTTGDQALGNSGRIGDESINKLLDQASSELDQDKRYALLNEVDKQVWALGHSLPLYQRPSIVAVRNGLANFGNSGLASIKYTDIGWAK; encoded by the coding sequence GTGAGTCGAACGCCACGTGCGCTGCTCGCGGTCGCCGTCACGGTCACCGCGTCCGCGCTGCTGTTGTCTGCCTGTGGGGGATCGGCAGGTTCCTCCGCGCCGCCGCCCACCAAGCAGATCGGTCAGAACGACATCAACCCGATGTTGCGGGACGAGGTGAAGGACGGCGGCATCCTGCAGTGGGGTGTCCAGGCCTATCCGGCGAACTTCAACATGCTCGCCATCGACGCCAGCAGCGGTGACATCCCGCCGGTCGTCCAGTCGTTCGAGCCGACGCCGGCCATCGCCGACGCCTCCGGAAACTGGGGCCCCGACCCGGACTACGTGCAGTCCTTCAAGCTGGTGTCCACCGACCCGCAGAAGGTCGAGTACAAGCTCAACCCGAAGGCCAAGTGGAGCGACGGCACGCCGATCACCTGGGAGGACTACAAGTCCGAGTGGCAGGCGCTCAACGGCAAGAACACGGCGTACCAGCCGCTGAGCACGGCCGGCTACTCGAGCATCTCCGACATCAGCAAGGGCAGTGACGACTACGACTTCACCGTCACCTACAACCCGAAGCTCGCCGAGTGGTCCAACCTGTTCAACGTGCTCTACCCGAAGTCGATGACCTCCAACCCGGAGGAGTTCAACAAGGGCTGGAAGGACGAGCCGAAGGTCACCGCGGGTCCGTTCAAGGTCGGCAACCTGGACAAGACCGGCAACAACGTGACCGTGGTGCCGGACCCGAACTGGTGGGGCGACAAGCCCAAGCTGGACAAGATCGTCTTCAAGTACTACTCCAGCGCCAACGTCGAGGTGGACGGCCTGGCCAGCGGCGCGTTCGACTTCGCGAGCGTCGCCTCCAACATCGACGCCTTCAAGCGCACCTCGGCGATGAAGAACGTGACGCTGCGGCGGGCCAACCTGCCCAACTACCGCGAGATCGTGTTCAACGGCGCCGGCAACTCCATCCTCAACGACCAGAAGCTGCGCGTCGCCATCATCAAGGGCATCAACCGCGACCCGATCGCCAAGGCCGAGATCAGCCAGCTGCTGCCGGACGCCAAGCCGCTGGGCAACCACATCTTCCTGCCCGGCTTCCCCGGCTACCAGGACAACTCCGCCGGTTACCTGTACAACCCGGACGAGGCCAAGAAGGAGCTGGACGCCGACGGCTGGACGCTCGCGCCCGGCGCCAAGGTCCGCAGCAAGAACGGCAAGCAGCTGAGCATTCGCAACGCCATCCCCGGCGGCGTGAAGTCCGCCCTTGACGAGGCCCAGCTGGTGCAGCAGCAGCTCGCGGCGATCGGCGTCGACCTGCAGATCGTGCAGGACGACCCGAACACCTTCTTCGACGAGCACATCACGCCCGGCGACTTCGACATCGCCAACTTCGCGCAGATGGGCGACGGCGCGCCGCCGGTCAACAACGCGCAGAGCTGGTTCACCACCGGTGACCAGGCGCTGGGCAACTCCGGCCGGATCGGCGACGAGAGCATCAACAAGCTGCTCGACCAGGCGTCGTCGGAGCTGGACCAGGACAAGCGGTACGCGCTGCTCAACGAGGTGGACAAGCAGGTGTGGGCGCTGGGCCACTCGCTGCCGCTCTACCAGCGGCCGTCCATCGTGGCCGTCCGCAACGGCCTGGCCAACTTCGGCAACTCGGGCCTGGCCAGCATCAAGTACACCGACATCGGCTGGGCCAAGTAA
- a CDS encoding UPF0182 family protein, with amino-acid sequence MANRPPVGLPTLSRRSRILIVVGVIVLIGLILSSRVLSTYIDWLWYGEVGFRSVFTTTLLTKLVLFLVVGVVVGGLVWANLLVAYRSRPVFVPLSGPDDPVSRYRMVVSRRLKLFGIGIPVIVGFLSAVTAMNDWQQAQLFLHGTSFGKTDPIFNIDVGFFVFTLPFYEWMLNWLFVSAALSFFGALITHYLFGAIRFAGRGGQLSGPARIQLSVIAGVFVLFKAVAYFFDRYDLLFSQSNPQAFGATYTALNAVMPAKLILLCIAVFCAAAFFAGAFLRNLQLPAIATALLVLSSLLIGVAWPAVLQQFSVAPNANEKESVPITHNIAATKDAFGLGDDKVSYKNYDNKPTASTDQVKTDVPTVSNARLLDPSVLYPTFKQFRQGRNFYDFPPKLDIDRYTVNGVTSDYIVAAREINTNGLAESQKNWINEHLVYTHGNGFVAAKASTVTSTGYPDFTVSELGSDGKVSEGEITVKQPRIYYGELQGDANDYAIVGGPDGQNPSDGQEYDTDATKYTYQGSGGVPIGNWFNRLVFAGYYGERNILFNSAITDNSKIMYYRDPADRVKNVAPWLTLDSDPYPAVIDGNIEWIVDGYTTLTNYPYSQQTQLGDATTDSLNANANTPRQPNQGVAYIRNSVKATVDAYTGQVKLYAVDDTDPVLKAWEAVYPGTVQPSSDISPQLRAHFRYPEDLFKVQRGLLAKYHVTNPQNFFSSVGFWSVPSDPTAVDNPTSTQAIQQQTSPQPPYYVMSGSPASPDGKASFQLTSPLVFLGRDFMSAYVSVASDPGPNYGKITVLQLPTDTQTPGPKLMQTQFITTNANQLNLFRQQATNIKYGNLLTLPVGGSLLYVEPVYVEQSQSANSNSSYPQLSRVLVSYNGGVGFAPTFTDALNQALSGATPVTGGGNGGNGNTGTTGSSPTTTTGQPNNNSPDMAKAVADIQAALAAIKSAQQSGDFQALGNAYKALDDATKEFNAANNPSTNPTTTGGGR; translated from the coding sequence GTGGCAAACCGGCCTCCCGTCGGACTACCCACGCTGTCCCGACGCAGCCGCATCCTGATCGTCGTCGGGGTGATCGTGCTGATCGGGCTGATCCTCAGCTCCCGGGTGCTGTCGACCTACATCGACTGGCTCTGGTACGGCGAGGTCGGCTTCCGCTCGGTGTTCACCACGACGCTGCTCACCAAGCTCGTGCTGTTCCTCGTCGTCGGCGTCGTGGTCGGCGGCCTGGTGTGGGCCAACCTGCTCGTCGCCTACCGCAGCCGGCCGGTGTTCGTGCCACTGTCCGGACCGGACGATCCCGTCTCGCGCTACCGCATGGTCGTCAGCCGCCGGCTCAAGCTGTTCGGCATCGGCATCCCGGTGATCGTCGGCTTCCTGTCCGCGGTCACCGCCATGAACGACTGGCAGCAGGCGCAGCTGTTCCTGCACGGCACCTCCTTCGGCAAGACCGACCCGATCTTCAACATCGACGTCGGCTTCTTCGTCTTCACGCTGCCGTTCTACGAGTGGATGCTGAACTGGCTGTTCGTCTCGGCGGCGCTGTCCTTCTTCGGCGCGCTGATCACGCACTACCTGTTCGGCGCCATCCGGTTCGCCGGCCGCGGCGGCCAGCTGTCCGGCCCGGCCCGCATCCAGCTGTCGGTGATCGCCGGCGTGTTCGTGCTGTTCAAGGCCGTCGCCTACTTCTTCGACCGGTACGACCTGCTGTTCTCGCAGAGCAACCCGCAGGCCTTCGGCGCCACCTACACCGCGCTCAACGCGGTCATGCCGGCCAAGCTGATCCTGCTGTGCATCGCGGTGTTCTGCGCGGCCGCCTTCTTCGCCGGCGCCTTCCTGCGCAACCTGCAGCTGCCGGCCATCGCCACGGCGCTGCTGGTGCTGTCCAGCCTGCTGATCGGCGTCGCCTGGCCGGCCGTGTTGCAGCAGTTCTCGGTCGCGCCCAACGCGAACGAGAAGGAATCGGTCCCGATCACGCACAACATCGCGGCCACCAAGGACGCCTTCGGGCTCGGTGACGACAAGGTCAGCTACAAGAACTACGACAACAAGCCGACCGCGTCCACCGACCAGGTCAAGACCGACGTGCCGACGGTGTCCAACGCCCGGCTGCTCGACCCGAGCGTGCTGTACCCGACGTTCAAGCAGTTCCGGCAGGGCCGCAACTTCTACGACTTCCCGCCGAAGCTGGACATCGACCGCTACACGGTCAACGGCGTCACCAGCGACTACATCGTCGCCGCCCGCGAGATCAACACCAACGGGCTGGCCGAGAGCCAGAAGAACTGGATCAACGAGCACCTGGTCTACACGCACGGAAACGGCTTCGTCGCGGCCAAGGCCAGCACCGTCACCTCGACCGGCTACCCCGACTTCACCGTCAGCGAGCTCGGCTCCGACGGCAAGGTCAGCGAGGGCGAGATCACCGTCAAGCAGCCCCGCATCTACTACGGCGAGCTGCAGGGCGACGCCAACGACTACGCCATCGTCGGCGGCCCCGACGGGCAGAACCCCAGCGACGGCCAGGAATACGACACCGACGCCACCAAGTACACCTACCAGGGCAGCGGCGGCGTCCCCATCGGCAACTGGTTCAACCGGCTCGTGTTCGCGGGGTACTACGGCGAGCGGAACATCCTGTTCAACTCGGCCATCACCGACAACTCGAAGATCATGTACTACCGCGACCCCGCCGACCGCGTGAAGAATGTCGCGCCCTGGCTCACCCTCGACAGCGACCCCTACCCGGCGGTCATCGACGGCAACATCGAATGGATCGTCGACGGGTACACCACGCTCACCAACTACCCGTACTCGCAGCAGACCCAACTCGGCGACGCCACCACCGACTCGCTCAACGCCAACGCCAACACGCCGCGCCAGCCCAACCAGGGCGTCGCCTACATCCGCAACTCCGTCAAGGCCACAGTGGACGCCTACACCGGCCAGGTGAAGCTGTACGCCGTCGACGACACCGACCCCGTGCTCAAGGCGTGGGAAGCCGTCTACCCCGGCACCGTGCAGCCCAGCAGCGACATCAGCCCGCAGCTGCGCGCCCACTTCCGCTACCCGGAAGACCTGTTCAAGGTGCAGCGCGGCCTGCTCGCCAAGTACCACGTCACCAACCCGCAGAACTTCTTCTCCAGCGTCGGCTTCTGGAGCGTGCCCAGCGACCCCACCGCGGTCGACAACCCCACCAGCACGCAGGCCATCCAGCAGCAGACCTCGCCGCAGCCGCCCTACTACGTGATGTCCGGCAGCCCGGCCAGCCCCGACGGCAAGGCCAGCTTCCAGCTCACCAGCCCGCTCGTGTTCCTCGGCCGCGACTTCATGTCCGCCTACGTGTCCGTGGCATCCGACCCAGGGCCCAACTACGGCAAGATAACCGTGCTCCAGCTGCCCACCGACACCCAGACACCGGGTCCCAAGCTCATGCAGACCCAGTTCATCACCACCAACGCCAACCAGCTCAACCTGTTCCGGCAGCAGGCCACCAACATCAAGTACGGCAACCTGCTGACCCTGCCCGTCGGCGGCAGCCTGCTCTACGTCGAACCCGTCTACGTCGAACAGAGCCAGAGCGCCAACTCCAACTCGTCCTACCCGCAGCTGTCCCGAGTGCTCGTCAGCTACAACGGCGGCGTCGGCTTCGCACCCACCTTCACCGACGCCCTCAACCAGGCACTCAGCGGCGCCACCCCGGTTACCGGCGGCGGCAACGGCGGCAACGGCAACACCGGAACCACCGGCAGCAGCCCCACCACCACAACCGGGCAGCCCAACAACAACAGCCCCGACATGGCCAAGGCCGTCGCCGACATCCAGGCCGCGCTCGCCGCCATCAAGAGCGCCCAGCAGAGCGGCGACTTCCAAGCCCTCGGCAACGCCTACAAGGCACTCGACGACGCCACCAAGGAGTTCAACGCCGCCAACAACCCCAGCACCAACCCCACCACCACCGGCGGCGGAAGATGA
- a CDS encoding PPA1309 family protein gives MGGVPSVDDADETRPTLLPALAREVEEFVSAAGWDQAPQLFALVPTAELIAQQPELREQLDPAASLTPIAQEELPGEDLGDALASIVWPDAVTGCALAQEIVVLPPDAEAEIDSVAEDTTVLRRVAAEHPQRREARLVAAVLRDGTAACVLRLRGDQDRPDEIVEHPELAPNLTGALLQTLRP, from the coding sequence ATGGGCGGCGTGCCTTCTGTTGACGACGCCGACGAGACCCGGCCGACGCTGCTGCCCGCCCTGGCCCGCGAGGTCGAGGAGTTCGTCTCCGCCGCCGGCTGGGACCAGGCGCCGCAGCTGTTCGCGCTGGTACCGACCGCCGAGCTGATCGCCCAGCAGCCGGAGCTGCGCGAGCAGTTGGACCCGGCCGCCTCGCTCACCCCCATCGCGCAGGAGGAACTGCCCGGCGAGGACCTCGGCGACGCGCTGGCCAGCATCGTGTGGCCCGACGCCGTCACCGGCTGCGCCCTCGCCCAGGAGATCGTCGTGCTGCCGCCCGACGCCGAGGCCGAGATCGACTCCGTCGCCGAGGACACCACCGTGCTGCGTCGGGTTGCCGCCGAGCACCCCCAGCGCCGCGAGGCCCGCCTGGTCGCCGCCGTGCTGCGTGACGGCACCGCCGCCTGCGTCCTGCGCCTGCGCGGCGACCAGGACCGTCCCGATGAGATCGTCGAGCACCCCGAGCTCGCCCCCAACCTCACCGGTGCCCTCCTGCAGACCCTCCGCCCGTAG